The Aquicella siphonis genome contains the following window.
TATGCACTATGGAATGGGACTTATATGAGCAGTATTGGATTGAATCTTTATGATGTGACAGATACTGTAGACAAATTGATGGCCAAGCAATACATCAAGTATTTTCAATTGCAGACGGCGAAGAGCGCGGAACAGATACAGCTGACCGCTTACGGGAGTCTGCAATCCTTGTTCACGACGTTCCAGCAAAAAATGAAAAGCCTGGGTGAAGCGTTTGATACCATTGCTTATCAAGCCGTGTCGTCAAATAGCGCGATCGTTAATGCGGTTGTGACGGGTAACGGCGTTGGTTCGGGCAGTCACACCTTGACGGTGACGCAGCTGGCACAGGCACAGCGCTATTCCTCCCAGGCTGTTTTTTCATCGAGATCGACCGGGTTGGGATTCGATGAGACACTGACATTCACGAATGGCGGTGCGGAAAATTTTTCCATCGACATTGACAGCGGTGATTCACTGGAAGCAATCCGCGACAAAATTAACAATGCGCAAGACAACATCGGTGTCTCAGCCGCGATTGTCACTTCCACGGGAACTGGCGGCGCGCTTCAATATAATCTGGTTCTGACCGCGAGTGAAGGCACGGCGAACCAGGTCGCCATCACGGGAGACACGGGGAATCATTTTGATTTTACTGAAACTGTGGCTGCGGCAGACGCGGAGTTTACTTTTGACGGATATAATGAAGTACGCTCCTCCAATGCTGTCGATGGTGTGATGGATGGATTAAGCTTTACCCTGTCTGCGCTTGGAACGGCGACCGTCACCACCAGCTCTAACAATGTCAACGTGGGCGAGAAAGTGAAATCAGCGCTGATTGATATGCTGGCTGCCTATAACCAGATCATTACCTTTCTGGACGGCAATCAGTATGTCACTTCCAAAGATGAAAACAGCAAACAGTCAACCACACTGGTCAATAATGTATTCGGGTTTATCAAGTCGAGGCTGCAGACAGCCATGAATACCGCATTCAATGGCGCGGGCGGCGTTCATACGCTGCGAGACGCCGGGATTGTGATCAGCCCGTCAACCAAAGTAACAGATCAATATGACACAGCAAGAGAATCTACGTCCATTGGCAGCCTGATGATCGATATCAAACCGCAGGATGCCTATGATGGAAGCACTACGATGGATTGGCTTTTGAATAATGACTTCAACGCACTGAAGGATTTCTTCACCAACGAAGATTCGGGCTTGTTCGCGAATGTGAATGATATGATTGATAATCATATCATTTCCAGCGAAAGCGACGGGATTATCAAGAATGCCATGGATTCCGTGCAGAAACAGGCGGCATACACTGATAAGCAGATCACATCAGAAAAAGACCGGCTTGATTTGGTGAAAGCGGGACTGATAGACCAGTTCTCCCGGTTGAATGGCGTTATTTCCTATTATCAAAACATCAGTGACGCTCTTGAAAAACAGTATGCTTATTTGGATAATCTGATT
Protein-coding sequences here:
- the fliD gene encoding flagellar filament capping protein FliD; translation: MSSIGLNLYDVTDTVDKLMAKQYIKYFQLQTAKSAEQIQLTAYGSLQSLFTTFQQKMKSLGEAFDTIAYQAVSSNSAIVNAVVTGNGVGSGSHTLTVTQLAQAQRYSSQAVFSSRSTGLGFDETLTFTNGGAENFSIDIDSGDSLEAIRDKINNAQDNIGVSAAIVTSTGTGGALQYNLVLTASEGTANQVAITGDTGNHFDFTETVAAADAEFTFDGYNEVRSSNAVDGVMDGLSFTLSALGTATVTTSSNNVNVGEKVKSALIDMLAAYNQIITFLDGNQYVTSKDENSKQSTTLVNNVFGFIKSRLQTAMNTAFNGAGGVHTLRDAGIVISPSTKVTDQYDTARESTSIGSLMIDIKPQDAYDGSTTMDWLLNNDFNALKDFFTNEDSGLFANVNDMIDNHIISSESDGIIKNAMDSVQKQAAYTDKQITSEKDRLDLVKAGLIDQFSRLNGVISYYQNISDALEKQYAYLDNLIRSGK